Proteins encoded within one genomic window of Scomber japonicus isolate fScoJap1 chromosome 16, fScoJap1.pri, whole genome shotgun sequence:
- the ism2a gene encoding isthmin-2, whose product MLTDIRGEQDGLAALKKRTDKTHMVLYLASLEEDQRRVLVKMQRREVAHLWLLVLSVLSVSVSGFPTNFKKTAARDRNASVSHIEVMAEKRHGEDQQSLEELQQQNLLQTLPSGPSSPRSRNRWSQPRHHGVIPPPVPEEDPEPFILDLRNFPELANADMSSQNPNIQVTIEVVEDTQTETEVEMDLAKEGQRNDWSVSSSEWANSHKKLFWPLFWEYPEQAENGLGRDSLEEQSEEYNYDPEEPVLSGVGGDWGGHWNNEWDAKDNYEYEEEWSDWAPCSVTCGHGTQKRTRSCGYACTATESRTCDLESCADTMIAVTQLTPIHTTNSTDSLDTNVDSCEKWLSCKNDFLQKYLHQVLTELPSCPCSYPSEAVYSAVNIQDSKLRKTYRWRDASGPKERLDIYKPSARFCIRSMLSYDSTTLAAQHCCYDDQMRLITRGKGAGAPNLISTEFSPELHYKVDVLPWILCKGDWSRFHMVRPPNNGLDCADNPLEQVFQTELKEAREY is encoded by the exons ATGTTAACAGATATCAGAGGAGAGCAGGATGGACTCGCTGCGTTAAAGAAGCGCACGGACAAGACGCACAT GGTTTTGTATCTTGCCTCTTTGGAAGAAGATCAGCGCAGAGTTTTAGTAAAGATGCAGCGGAGGGAAGTGGCGCATCTGTGGCTGCTGGTCCTCAGCGTGCTGTCGGTGTCAGTCAGCGGATTTCCCACTAACTTCAAGAAGACTGCTGCCAGAGACAGAAATGCTTCTGTGTCCCATATTGAG GTGATGGCAGAGAAGAGACATGGAGAGGATCAGCAGAGTCTGGAGGAGCTCCAGCAGCAGAACCTTCTGCAGACACTGCCCTCAGGTCCGTCTTCCCCCAGGTCAAGAAACCGCTGGTCCCAGCCCCGTCATCACGGTGTCATCCCCCCTCCTGTACCGGAAGAGGACCCTGAGCCTTTCATCCTGGACCTGAGGAACTTCCCGGAGCTGGCTAATGCAGACATGAGCTCACAGAACCCCAACATCCAG GTGACCATTGAGGTGGTGGAGGACACGCAGACAGAGACCGAGGTAGAGATGGATTTGGCCAAGGAAGGCCAGCGTAACGATTGGTCAGTGTCTTCTTCAGAGTGGGCCAACAGCCACAAGAAGCTGTTCTGGCCACTGTTCTGGGAGTACCCGGAACAGGCGGAGAATGGGCTGGGAAGAGACAGTTTAGAGGAACAATCTGAGGAGTACAACTACGATCCAGAGGAGCCGGTTCTCAGTGGAGTCGGGGGAGACTGGGGCGGCCACTGGAACAATGAATGGGATGCCAAGGATAACTACG agTACGAGGAGGAGTGGAGTGACTGGGCTCCTTGCAGCGTCACCTGTGGACACGGCACCCAGAAGCGCACCCGTTCTTGTGGCTACGCGTGCACGGCGACTGAGTCACGCACATGTGACCTGGAGAGCTGTGCAG ACACTATGATCGCAGTGACTCAGCTGACACCCATCCACACGACCAACAGCACTGACTCCCTCGATACAA ATGTAGACAGCTGTGAGAAGTGGTTAAGCTGCAAGAATGACTTCCTCCAGAAGTACCTACACCAAGTGCTCACAGAGCTCCCCAGTTGTCCCTGCTCCTACCCTTCTGAAGCTGTTTACAGCGCTGTCAACATCCAGGACTCCAAGCTTCGCAAGACCTACCGCTGGAGGGACGCAAGTGGACCCAAAGAACGCCTGGACATCTACAAACCCTCAGCCAGATTCTGTATCCGCTCAATGCTGTCATACGACAGCACAACATTGGCGGCGCAACACTGCTGCTATGATGATCAGATGAGACTGATAACGAGAGGAAAAGGAGCAGGAGCACCAAATCTGATCAGTACCGAGTTCTCACCAGAGCTGCATTATAAGGTAGATGTTCTGCCTTGGATCCTGTGCAAGGGGGACTGGAGTCGGTTTCATATGGTAAGGCCACCTAATAATGGGCTAGACTGTGCTGATAACCCCCTTGAACAAGTGTTTCAGACGGAACTGAAAGAGGCAAGGGAGTACTGA